One part of the Palaemon carinicauda isolate YSFRI2023 chromosome 23, ASM3689809v2, whole genome shotgun sequence genome encodes these proteins:
- the LOC137617125 gene encoding potassium channel subfamily K member 9-like — protein sequence MITYICGGAAVFAYAHQWTFLHAIYFCFSSLTTIGFGDLAPETTPNMSTGVQVALLGSAFYLLVGMALIATCFNLMQEQMTNRGYGLGRRLGNLMATSTSTGSNHRFHLDDT from the coding sequence ATGATCACCTATATCTGTGGCGGGGCTGCAGTCTTCGCCTACGCCCACCAGTGGACTTTCCTCCACGCCATCTACTTCTGCTTCTCCTCCCTCACGACCATCGGGTTTGGCGACCTGGCTCCTGAGACCACACCCAACATGAGCACGGGGGTGCAGGTGGCGCTGCTGGGCTCGGCCTTCTACCTGCTGGTGGGTATGGCGCTGATTGCCACCTGCTTCAACCTCATGCAAGAGCAGATGACCAATAGAGGTTATGGATTAGGCCGTAGGCTGGGAAACCTCATGGCCACTAGCACCAGCACTGGGAGCAACCACCGCTTCCACCTCGATGATACCTGA